A stretch of Malus sylvestris chromosome 11, drMalSylv7.2, whole genome shotgun sequence DNA encodes these proteins:
- the LOC126588628 gene encoding glucan endo-1,3-beta-glucosidase, translated as MAKAALSVLLLLLLLSFTSETLLMVNGQKTWCVARPSSDQATLLSNLNYACAHVDCQILRKGCPCSSPDNLMNRASIAMNMYYQSKGKNQWNCDFRGSALIVVTDPSYGDCIYA; from the exons ATGGCTAAAGCAGCTCTCTCTGTTCTGCTCCTGCTCCTGCTATTGTCCTTCACTTCAG AAACTTTGCTCATGGTAAATGGACAG AAAACTTGGTGTGTGGCCAGACCTTCGTCCGACCAAGCAACGCTCTTATCGAATCTAAATTACGCGTGCGCGCACGTAGATTGCCAGATTCTTCGAAAGGGATGCCCGTGCTCGTCGCCGGATAATCTCATGAACCGTGCCTCCATAGCCATGAACATGTATTACCAATCCAAGGGAAAGAACCAGTGGAATTGTGACTTTAGAGGCTCTGCTCTCATTGTCGTGACTGATCCAA gttATGGTGACTGCATCTATGCATAG